A part of Leptospira inadai serovar Lyme str. 10 genomic DNA contains:
- a CDS encoding AMP-dependent synthetase/ligase, with protein MEKPSIYHLVSDSCRQYRDRPFHWIWDEKQHTFTGISYGEWFSSLERLSGYLLSKGLRRGDKVGLICDNRTEWSLCSFSIVCAGGVDVPRGCDASAEDITYILTHTDAKIVFLEKNSVLKKLSKHPDCLSAIEVLIVIEDESTFEGLSQIRSQFPKLEVLGLDKALSSGEQYLSKKGPEVLRQAGESLTGKDIATIIYTSGTTGVPKGVVLKHRSFTWSVQELQQFVPVTYSDRTVVFLPPWHIAERILETALLSWGASMASSNVTNLQRDFGLIQPTVLVSVPRVWEALYRKIWDTAKKGPSWKFKVFSLAVKIAEFHSSLYDTITGNYATTEDEPSDQKALDKFVALAFFGPVSLANLLSQKILQPVRASLGGRLRFAFCGAGAMPSKIQFFFRSLGIPIIETYGMTETTGMGAMGRFPIPKTGAIGPVFPGAHIKLLDETGTVITESGIKGTAWHKGPHVTSGYYKDEEKNTASLIDNWFDSGDLFVWTKTGELKFAGRAKDTIVLSSGENVEPEPIEAKISESEFIQFIVVVGQDRKFLNALIVPNFEKLREKFAKSGQTLPEANTEIVTNPTVLKFYKELLKEKISEGNGFKNFERISNFLLIEKPFEKGQELTETMKIKRKVVLENYSRQINELYS; from the coding sequence ATGGAAAAACCTAGCATATATCATTTGGTCTCGGATTCTTGCCGCCAATATCGTGATCGTCCTTTCCACTGGATCTGGGATGAAAAACAACATACTTTCACCGGAATTTCCTATGGAGAATGGTTTTCCAGCCTGGAAAGACTTTCGGGATATTTACTTTCCAAAGGGTTAAGACGAGGAGATAAGGTCGGACTCATTTGTGATAATCGCACCGAATGGTCCCTCTGCTCTTTTTCGATCGTCTGTGCCGGCGGTGTAGATGTTCCTAGGGGATGCGACGCAAGCGCCGAAGATATCACTTATATTTTAACCCACACGGACGCAAAAATCGTCTTCCTAGAAAAGAATTCGGTTCTAAAAAAACTAAGCAAACATCCTGATTGTTTATCCGCAATCGAGGTTCTCATAGTAATCGAAGACGAATCCACATTCGAAGGCTTAAGCCAGATCAGGAGCCAATTCCCAAAATTGGAAGTGCTCGGACTGGATAAAGCCTTATCTTCCGGAGAACAGTACCTTTCCAAGAAAGGGCCGGAAGTCCTGAGGCAAGCCGGAGAATCGCTCACGGGCAAGGACATTGCGACCATCATTTACACTTCGGGAACCACAGGCGTTCCCAAAGGAGTCGTTCTTAAACACAGATCATTTACTTGGAGCGTACAAGAACTCCAGCAATTCGTCCCGGTCACGTATTCGGATAGAACTGTGGTATTCCTTCCTCCTTGGCATATTGCGGAACGGATTTTAGAGACAGCCTTGCTTTCCTGGGGTGCCTCGATGGCTTCCTCCAATGTTACTAATCTACAACGAGACTTTGGCCTAATCCAACCCACCGTTTTGGTTTCCGTTCCCCGTGTATGGGAGGCGCTATACCGTAAAATCTGGGATACAGCCAAAAAGGGACCGTCTTGGAAATTTAAGGTCTTCTCGTTGGCCGTAAAAATCGCGGAGTTCCATAGCTCCCTTTATGATACGATTACGGGAAATTACGCAACTACCGAGGATGAACCTTCCGATCAAAAGGCATTGGATAAATTCGTAGCCCTAGCGTTCTTCGGGCCGGTTTCACTAGCGAATTTACTTTCACAAAAAATATTACAGCCTGTTCGTGCTTCTTTAGGTGGGCGTCTACGTTTTGCGTTTTGCGGTGCGGGAGCGATGCCTTCTAAAATTCAGTTTTTTTTCCGGTCGCTCGGTATTCCCATTATCGAAACCTATGGAATGACTGAGACCACGGGAATGGGAGCTATGGGTCGGTTTCCGATTCCAAAAACCGGCGCAATCGGACCAGTTTTTCCCGGCGCGCATATAAAACTTTTGGATGAAACCGGGACTGTCATTACCGAATCCGGAATCAAAGGTACAGCTTGGCATAAAGGGCCGCATGTCACTTCCGGCTACTACAAAGACGAAGAAAAAAATACGGCTTCACTGATAGACAATTGGTTCGATTCAGGAGATTTATTCGTTTGGACGAAGACAGGAGAACTCAAGTTTGCAGGTCGTGCCAAAGATACGATCGTATTATCTTCCGGCGAAAATGTGGAGCCGGAACCGATCGAAGCTAAAATTTCCGAATCCGAATTTATCCAGTTTATCGTAGTCGTCGGGCAGGATCGGAAATTCCTGAACGCCCTGATCGTTCCTAATTTCGAAAAGCTCAGGGAAAAATTCGCGAAATCGGGACAAACATTACCGGAAGCAAATACGGAAATCGTTACGAACCCGACCGTACTCAAATTTTATAAGGAATTGCTGAAAGAAAAAATTTCGGAAGGAAACGGATTTAAGAATTTTGAAAGGATCTCCAATTTTCTGCTGATCGAGAAGCCGTTCGAAAAAGGGCAAGAACTGACAGAGACCATGAAAATTAAGCGTAAAGTCGTCCTGGAAAATTATTCTCGTCAAATCAATGAGCTGTATTCTTAA
- the argC gene encoding N-acetyl-gamma-glutamyl-phosphate reductase has translation MSEISIIGAGGFTGKELLGLLARHPKYKTVHLTSDKLAGKKISEVFPDLPFPEDLVFKKHEDRVPEGSLVVLAVPNEASLLLTPRFLDAGHKVIDLSGVYRLHNREAFEKTYKLTHTSFELVDRAVFGIPELFREKLKGANFVSNPGCYSTSVILALYLLGDVRKKVRSRIIADCKSGVSGAGGRVEDGGFSFTGVHENFRAYKILTHQHEPEIQEYSYAGSGLPQPEILFVPHLLPLNRGILSTIYLETEGTEDIDALATLKKNASGEPFIRIRETPEEIDLSKVVHTNFLDIGVRQRGKTITIVSALDNLMKGAAGQALQNINLMLGEKETLGLLP, from the coding sequence ATGTCAGAAATCAGTATTATCGGGGCCGGCGGATTCACCGGAAAAGAGCTTCTCGGACTTTTAGCTCGCCATCCAAAATACAAAACGGTTCATCTTACGAGCGATAAGCTTGCCGGAAAAAAAATATCCGAGGTGTTTCCCGATCTCCCGTTTCCGGAGGATTTAGTTTTTAAGAAACACGAGGATCGAGTTCCGGAAGGCTCCTTGGTGGTTTTAGCGGTTCCGAACGAAGCTTCCTTACTATTGACTCCTAGGTTCCTAGATGCCGGACATAAAGTAATCGACCTGTCGGGAGTATATCGTCTTCATAATCGCGAAGCATTCGAGAAAACTTATAAACTCACCCATACTAGCTTCGAGCTAGTAGATCGGGCCGTTTTCGGAATTCCGGAATTGTTTCGGGAAAAATTAAAAGGCGCGAATTTCGTTTCGAATCCCGGATGCTATTCCACTTCCGTAATATTGGCTTTGTACCTCCTCGGCGACGTTAGAAAGAAGGTTCGGAGTCGAATTATTGCCGACTGCAAATCCGGAGTGAGCGGCGCGGGAGGAAGAGTGGAAGACGGAGGTTTTTCCTTTACCGGAGTCCACGAAAACTTTCGCGCCTATAAGATTTTAACCCACCAACACGAACCTGAAATTCAAGAATATTCTTATGCGGGTTCGGGACTGCCTCAGCCGGAAATTCTCTTTGTTCCGCATTTACTCCCTCTTAACCGGGGAATCTTGTCCACCATCTACCTAGAAACGGAGGGAACGGAAGATATAGACGCTCTCGCGACTCTAAAAAAGAACGCCTCCGGAGAGCCCTTCATTCGAATTCGGGAGACTCCGGAGGAGATCGATCTATCTAAAGTCGTTCATACGAATTTTCTAGATATAGGAGTTCGCCAGCGAGGTAAGACGATTACGATCGTCTCCGCTTTGGATAATCTCATGAAGGGAGCTGCCGGGCAGGCTCTACAGAATATAAATCTAATGTTAGGAGAGAAGGAAACTCTTGGGCTCCTTCCTTGA
- the recA gene encoding recombinase RecA, producing the protein MKKQKEEAQGLDDSKKMAIDQAMTQIEKQFGKGSIMRLGAASATNVMPVIPTGSLDLDIALGIGGYPLGRIVEIYGPESSGKTTLTLAAIAEAQKRGGVAAFIDAEHALDPSYAKKLGVNLEELLVSQPDNGEEALEICESLVRSNAIDIIVVDSVAALVPKAEIEGDMGDAHMGLQARLMSQALRKLTGTISKSRTVVVFINQIRMKIGVMFGSPETTTGGNALKFYSSIRLDIRKIETLKEKEEATGNRVRVKVVKNKTAPPFRQAEFDIIYNTGISRESSLVDLGVKHDIISKSGAWYSYNTEKIGQGKEAAKEYLKANPEIAFQIENMVRDLNGLPALAKEAKVPTVPSGAEDAQRAAG; encoded by the coding sequence ATGAAGAAGCAAAAAGAAGAAGCCCAAGGCTTAGACGACTCTAAGAAAATGGCGATCGATCAGGCCATGACCCAAATAGAAAAGCAATTCGGGAAAGGATCGATTATGCGGCTCGGTGCGGCTTCTGCTACGAATGTGATGCCCGTGATCCCGACAGGTTCTCTGGATCTTGACATTGCTTTGGGTATCGGAGGATATCCGTTAGGTAGAATTGTTGAAATCTACGGGCCGGAGTCCTCCGGAAAGACGACTCTGACTTTGGCTGCGATTGCAGAAGCCCAAAAAAGAGGTGGAGTCGCGGCGTTCATCGATGCCGAACATGCCTTGGATCCATCTTACGCAAAAAAATTGGGCGTAAATTTAGAGGAACTTCTCGTCTCTCAGCCGGATAACGGGGAGGAAGCCCTGGAGATTTGCGAATCCCTGGTTCGTAGCAACGCGATCGATATCATTGTGGTAGACTCCGTGGCTGCCCTCGTGCCGAAAGCGGAGATAGAAGGGGATATGGGAGATGCGCATATGGGATTGCAGGCCCGCCTTATGTCCCAAGCTCTTCGCAAGCTGACCGGGACCATATCCAAATCAAGAACGGTCGTCGTTTTCATAAACCAAATCCGTATGAAGATCGGAGTTATGTTCGGATCGCCCGAAACTACAACCGGGGGAAACGCGCTTAAGTTCTACAGTTCGATTCGATTAGACATTCGAAAAATCGAAACCTTAAAGGAAAAAGAAGAGGCCACCGGCAATCGAGTCCGAGTCAAAGTGGTTAAGAACAAGACTGCTCCACCGTTCCGGCAAGCGGAATTTGACATAATCTACAACACCGGAATTAGTAGGGAAAGTTCTCTCGTTGACTTAGGTGTAAAACACGACATCATTAGTAAATCGGGTGCCTGGTATTCCTATAATACCGAAAAGATCGGACAAGGAAAGGAGGCCGCCAAAGAGTATTTAAAGGCCAATCCTGAAATTGCATTTCAAATCGAGAATATGGTGCGAGACCTCAACGGTCTACCTGCTCTTGCCAAAGAAGCAAAAGTGCCGACTGTTCCAAGCGGGGCCGAAGACGCCCAAAGGGCCGCTGGATAA
- a CDS encoding HIT family protein, with product MSGCPICSAHRSEKISGFLFRSGPFLVRHSEFSKKLPGYLYVEPVSHREAYSEWTSEEFAELGTAFQRATTWIYDRFSPQKIYTVLVAEKVAHMHFHLIPRFGEIKGPEYIRLALEGLLDLPETISFPEI from the coding sequence ATTTCAGGTTGCCCGATTTGTTCCGCTCATCGTAGCGAAAAAATTTCGGGTTTTTTATTTCGATCGGGCCCGTTTCTCGTAAGGCATAGCGAATTTTCGAAGAAACTTCCCGGTTATTTGTATGTGGAGCCCGTTTCGCACCGCGAGGCCTATTCGGAATGGACTTCCGAGGAGTTTGCAGAGTTAGGAACCGCTTTCCAACGAGCGACAACCTGGATTTACGATCGTTTTTCACCCCAGAAAATTTATACGGTGTTGGTTGCGGAGAAGGTGGCACATATGCACTTCCACCTTATACCTCGGTTCGGAGAAATCAAAGGTCCGGAATATATTCGCTTGGCATTGGAAGGTCTATTGGATCTACCGGAAACTATTTCGTTCCCGGAAATATAG
- a CDS encoding TldD/PmbA family protein has product MDLKKAEALIEAGKNRKADFVEIYEEESRNSSVALRDKKIEQSLAATDYGIGIRLIYGTDVLYAYTSNDEISHLISLINLLADSRGEASLLGGRFIFSPSPVKPQFPAAFLDPRQVSPSRKLELLQSADSAARQVSSKVVQVGASASDIVTNVLIANSEGLWVEDLRVRSRFSLSVTAEKEGERFVATESPGAIRGFEFFDGLPVKDLAQNAAERALFMLDAGYIEGKKLPVLMGNGFGGVIFHEACGHPLETESIRKNSSPFVGKLGEAIGQSCLTAYDDGTLENYYGSLKVDDEGMPTQKTLLIENGILKAYLSDRIGSMETGSPRTGSGRRESYQYAPVSRMRNTFIAPGKDSFDEMLSSVEYGLYAKRMGGGSVNPATGEFNFAVEEGYVIRNGKVAEPVRGATLIGKGHEILPKISMVGNDLELAAGTCGASSGSIPVTVGQPSLKVDEILVGGR; this is encoded by the coding sequence ATGGATCTTAAAAAAGCAGAAGCACTTATCGAAGCCGGAAAGAATAGAAAGGCCGATTTTGTGGAAATTTACGAGGAGGAATCCCGAAACTCGTCGGTGGCTCTTCGGGATAAAAAAATCGAACAGTCTCTAGCCGCAACGGATTACGGAATTGGAATACGTTTAATCTATGGAACGGACGTTCTTTACGCTTATACGAGTAATGACGAGATATCGCATCTTATTTCTTTAATTAATTTACTCGCGGATTCCCGCGGCGAAGCGAGTCTTCTCGGAGGTAGGTTTATATTCTCTCCCTCTCCGGTAAAACCGCAATTTCCTGCGGCCTTTTTGGATCCGAGGCAGGTTTCTCCTTCTCGAAAATTGGAATTATTGCAATCCGCCGATTCGGCCGCTAGGCAGGTCTCCTCCAAGGTTGTGCAAGTAGGGGCCAGCGCATCGGATATCGTGACAAACGTTTTAATAGCGAATTCGGAAGGATTATGGGTGGAAGATCTTAGAGTGCGAAGCCGTTTTTCCTTATCGGTAACGGCGGAAAAAGAAGGAGAACGTTTTGTCGCAACCGAATCGCCCGGCGCAATTCGAGGATTCGAATTTTTCGACGGGTTACCCGTCAAGGATCTGGCGCAAAATGCGGCAGAAAGAGCTTTGTTTATGCTGGATGCAGGGTATATAGAAGGAAAGAAACTGCCCGTTCTCATGGGGAACGGTTTTGGCGGCGTCATATTCCACGAAGCCTGCGGGCACCCTCTTGAGACGGAATCGATTCGCAAGAATTCTTCGCCGTTCGTAGGAAAGTTGGGAGAAGCGATCGGGCAGTCCTGCTTGACGGCTTACGACGACGGAACATTAGAAAATTATTATGGTTCCCTGAAAGTGGACGACGAAGGAATGCCGACGCAAAAGACTCTTTTGATCGAAAACGGTATCCTAAAGGCTTATCTTTCGGATCGAATCGGGTCCATGGAAACCGGATCTCCTCGGACCGGAAGCGGAAGGCGAGAATCCTACCAATATGCTCCCGTTTCAAGGATGAGAAATACCTTTATCGCTCCCGGAAAGGATTCCTTTGACGAAATGCTTTCCTCGGTCGAATACGGACTTTATGCCAAAAGGATGGGCGGAGGTTCGGTCAATCCCGCCACAGGAGAGTTTAACTTTGCAGTGGAAGAAGGTTACGTAATTCGCAACGGAAAGGTGGCCGAGCCGGTTAGAGGAGCCACTTTGATCGGTAAAGGACATGAGATTTTACCGAAGATTTCGATGGTGGGAAACGATCTGGAATTGGCTGCCGGTACCTGCGGTGCATCTTCCGGATCGATTCCGGTAACGGTCGGGCAACCGTCTTTGAAAGTGGATGAAATTCTTGTAGGTGGACGTTAA
- a CDS encoding TldD/PmbA family protein, translated as MNLEEAAQFVLEEGKRLRLDQFDLIATDSEDTGIEVFKGRIANTETSRSRGVGIRILQNSRPGYSYSERFSEEALARMVRDALDQTEITDRLDLDLPDPQSIPDINLRHFETSLEELDFSWMRKFGQTLDEASWACDARIENVPHVGVGKSRTESLVANSKGVFVKKESNVIYAGTGVVAAEKESKKMGSFYRSGRDLSKFSANDIAKEAAVRATELLGAEPLKSGMYPIVLSNRISSQIFGMFSSPFFADAVQKGQSRLIDKLGQEIASPILTIRCEPHLPDFPGSRVIDAEGILTAPRSVVENGILSSYLYNLESAKKEGVKPTGHGVRSYSGRAGTSFSNFMIPFGTSTRQELLSSVPHCILVTKLEGGAGCSAVSGEISIGVQGFYYKNGLPQFPVDRITMNTNFFDLLRKIEGISNEYSDSYSSIKVPDILVSEINIAG; from the coding sequence ATGAATTTAGAAGAGGCTGCCCAGTTCGTTCTGGAGGAAGGAAAACGTCTTCGCTTAGATCAATTCGATCTTATCGCTACCGATTCGGAAGATACCGGTATCGAAGTATTTAAAGGAAGAATCGCCAATACCGAGACGTCTCGCTCGAGAGGTGTTGGGATTCGAATTCTCCAAAATTCCCGACCGGGATATTCGTACAGCGAACGATTCAGTGAGGAAGCCTTGGCTAGAATGGTTCGGGATGCCTTGGACCAGACTGAAATTACCGATCGCCTGGATTTGGATTTACCCGATCCGCAATCGATACCGGATATTAATCTAAGGCATTTCGAGACAAGCCTGGAAGAGTTGGACTTTTCCTGGATGAGGAAATTCGGTCAGACTTTGGATGAAGCTTCCTGGGCCTGCGATGCGAGAATAGAAAACGTACCTCATGTCGGAGTCGGAAAAAGTAGAACGGAAAGTTTGGTAGCAAACTCTAAAGGTGTTTTCGTAAAAAAGGAATCCAACGTAATCTACGCCGGAACCGGGGTCGTAGCCGCCGAGAAAGAGAGTAAGAAAATGGGTAGTTTCTATCGATCGGGTCGGGACCTTTCGAAATTCTCGGCAAACGATATCGCAAAAGAGGCTGCAGTTCGTGCTACCGAATTATTAGGTGCGGAACCTCTCAAAAGCGGAATGTATCCTATCGTTTTGAGCAATCGAATCAGTTCTCAAATCTTCGGCATGTTCTCTTCTCCTTTTTTCGCGGACGCGGTTCAAAAAGGCCAATCTAGATTGATAGATAAATTAGGGCAGGAAATTGCTTCTCCCATTCTTACGATTCGTTGTGAGCCGCATCTCCCCGATTTTCCCGGTTCTAGAGTAATCGACGCCGAAGGAATTCTTACCGCTCCTAGATCAGTGGTCGAAAACGGAATCCTTTCCTCCTATTTATATAATTTGGAGTCCGCGAAGAAGGAAGGAGTGAAACCGACCGGGCATGGAGTTCGTTCTTATTCGGGAAGGGCAGGGACTTCCTTCTCCAATTTTATGATTCCATTCGGTACAAGTACTCGTCAGGAATTACTTTCTTCGGTACCGCATTGTATTTTGGTTACCAAGCTGGAAGGCGGCGCCGGATGTAGCGCGGTTTCCGGAGAAATCTCGATAGGAGTACAAGGATTCTATTATAAGAACGGGTTGCCGCAATTTCCGGTGGATCGAATCACTATGAATACGAATTTTTTCGATTTGCTCCGTAAAATCGAAGGGATTTCGAATGAATATTCTGATAGCTACTCTTCTATCAAAGTCCCGGACATTTTGGTAAGCGAAATCAATATCGCCGGGTAA